The stretch of DNA caaccaaaccagagtggtgattgttggaacagtggaaagatgaaccaagacggcttttggtagttttatttagtttctgtccactttgaatgaagtgtgttttacgatgataaaagtcctgattatttacatggagtctggtgggtttggtgatggtgatttcggggctgtttcatgttaaactaaaaggatctaactctttaactaaaaggtctatctctgttgggatccatcccataatgttgtcagacacttagaataataatctgagaaGCATGCATTGACCAAGTCGTCCTGCAGACTTTACCTTATATTTCTGGATTAATGAGTCAAATTTAAAATCTAAATGAAGTGTCCGTCTGTCAGCTTTCTGTTTAGACAATAATTCACAAACTCAGCCCAGAGCTGCGTTCAGTGCTCAACCAGAGTTCACGTACGTTTATTAAACATCTGTGAAATTAAACAGGAGACTCCTGGGATGACGagattttctttacattttgttaCAGCTGTTTCTGAAGTGGTGTCAGTTGAGAGTACAGATACCTGtacacacagtctctcaaaTCAAACGCACCTTCCCGCCAAAACCCATCCTGAAACCCCCTTAAAATACAGAGAACAAAGTCTTCGCCTGCTGGGAAGAGAGGAACTAAACGTTCAGCTACGTACGTCACCGCGGCATGGGCTCACATGTACATATCGTCTATTTACAGATGCATGATGGGAGGTTTGTAGAGGACATAAAAAGTTCTTATAAAACAGAATGTGGCGTTCGATACTGTTGGCGGCAAAATACTGACGGACGCACTGCAGGTGGTCAAATAATTCACATTAAAACGAACATATTGCACCGAAAACAAAGtaccagggatgcaccgaatccagtcTTCAGCTTCAgattgggctgaatattgggctttttgacggggttctggtttctgctgaaccgtagaattttttcccagtgaaccgaaccctacgcttgcactacttgcgctacgctggtcgccgtaatgacggcgccgttgattacaggaaggtgtttacgtaggtggagcgttcaatgcagtaggctgtgaggaagtggaaatggaactggtgagcagaaaaagtgtagtttggcagaactttcagtcaaaagaaggccattcaagtccagctacatgttaaatctgcaatgctgattagtctggtggtggcgaggaccctaaactatacacaacatcaccactGTTACAtcatctggtaggaaacatctggaagaatacgagttgtgatgaaggaatctacagacagcagccagaatgcagcaacttcaggtacggcaaaggaaggacagtcacagtcagggttcaaaattaactttttggtccaccagccaaatggctagtcaatgttcacatttcaccagccactcaatagagtaccattgtttttttggctggtgagagtagcaaatctaccagccacttgcctattttaccagcatttcgctggtagatggtgctaatttggaaccctggtcacagctaaaaactggtgttaaccagacagAGCCTCTCCGGGGTTGTCAGCTGTCCTCTCTACAGAGGGAGCGGccggctgctgctcgttagctaacgttagctttctaatttcaccccccaacatgccttcatcatacactggttagcggaaatttgccaaacaaagttgtcactcatctggcgatagcgatgtgctttcctacgatgtgaattcaacattaagttgttacatttaactattttagaggctgtggacgttgttgacttcattaatgagtttactgtgttcatggactgaagatgggacgaggattcagcagaatctcaaccaggggattcaggattctagcctggtcctaccagactctggtccactagcctggtcctaccagactctggtccactagcctggtcctaccagactctggtccactagcctggtcctaccagactctggtacactagcctggtcctaccagactctggtccactagcctggtcctaccagactctggtccattagcctggtcctaccagactctggtccattaactgtgttcatggactgaggatgggaggaggattcggcagaatcttaaccagtggattcggtattcggccgaaccccaaaaatcttgattcggtgcatccctacaaaGTACGGGACTGAACATCAGTGTTTCCTCCGTcgtgagaataaaaaaaaaaataaagacgcCTATCTACGACACGTGTCACCGTTTAAATACCTCTGAcctcgccccccccccccaggaaaCAGAAAGAAGCCGAGACTTTGACCTTCACACTTTGGTTAAAACTAAACAAACGGacgaaagaattaaaaaaattaaaaatacaagtATTAAATAGTTTTATCATCTGTAttaaaattacttaaaaatcCCAAATAAACATTTCTGCGGATGGAGccgatatatttatattctctCTATATATTCATTTGTACGTAAAAACATTCCtgttctttaaataaaaaatagaatcGGAGCCGTGTTCGTGTCACGAGCGCCCGATTTTAAAGAGTACTTCGCACATGACGGCCGCCACGGACGCATCGAGCGCGGGCGCCAGCGAGACGTCCAGCAGGCGGCTCTCGTGCAGCACGAACTGCGTCCGGCAGTCCTCTGCCCTCGCCATGGCGAGCAGCGCCCGGGCTGCACGGCACATCATGTTTGACGCTGGGTGGCTCGCTGGCGTGCAGCGTGCTCTGCTGGAGCTGGAACTGCGCTGCGGCTACGGCGTCCTCCAGGAAGCCGATCAGAGTTCCCACGCTGCCTTTCTGCAACGCGACGGCACGCGCTGCTGCGGCATCGCCCTGCGCTAAGTTGGACAGAACGGCGACTGCCATCTCCCGACACACCTGGCTTCGCCGCTCGCCCACAAGGCGCAGCAGCGTGGCGAAGAGCGTCCGCTGGCGGCTGAAGGGCGGCGTGGCGAGCAGCAGGTCCACGTTGCCGTCCTGGATGCTCAGCTTGCAGAGGCACTCCAACGCCAGTCTGTGAGGCGACAGAGCCGTGGCGGAGAGCGGGTCGTGAGCCAACGCCGACGGGCACACCATCCAGTGCAGCAGTCCGTCCAGCAGCGGCAGGCAGATGCTCTCTGGGTACAGCGACAGGTCCAGCTGGCCCGCCATGTTGGCCAGCGTCACCAGTGTGTTCTCACGCAGCGCGGCCAGGCAGTCCCAGCGCCACTCGTCCCGGGTGCACGCCAGCCCCGACTCCTCTGTACGCTGGAGGCTCGGCGGCGTCCGTTTCCTGCAGACAGGACGATAGAAAACTACAACCAACGACTCCAACTTCAATAAGCAGCGAAGAATATTACATAACTAAAACTAAATACTGACTTAAACCTAGGaactaaactgaaactatatcacacacacacacacacacacacacacacacacacacacacacacacacagagacacacacacacacacacacacacacagagacacacacacacacacacacacagagacacacacacacacacacacagagacacacacacacagagacacacacacacacacagagacacacacagagacacacacacacacacacacacacacacacacacagagacacacacacacacacacacacacagagacacacagagacacacacacacacacacacacacacacacacacacacagagacacacacacacacacacacacacacacacagacagagacacacacacacacacacacacacacacacacacagagacacacacacacacacacacacagagacacacacacacacacacacacacacacacacacagagagagacacacacacacacacacacacggacacacacacacacacacacagagacacaaagagacacacacacaagcagacacacacagagacacacacacacacacacacacacagagacacacacacacacacacacacacggacacacacacacacacacacagagacacacacacaagcagacacacacagagacacacacacacacacacacacacacacacacacacacacacacacacacacctgaaaaaCTCAATCTTAAAACTAGTAAACACCCTCCAATCAGAATCAGACTGAGTGGTCGACCCTGAAATAAGAGCTACTGAGAGGAGAAGGGAGGCGGTGCTGACCTGGGTGTGTGTTGgtggtgcagcagcagcagccggccGAGGATCAGCACCAGGCCGGCGTGCCGCGACAACTCGCCGTCGTTGCCGGGGACGAAGGAGAGGCCGCGCACGATGTTGGAGACGCACAGGCAGCGTCTGGCCAGAGAGTCCTGCCACGACTCAGCCGTGGACAGAGGAGCCTCGTCCCAGCAGAGAGGCTCATCCTCCAGCTCACTCAGGGGGCTGGGACCCCTCCCCTCCCACAGGAAGcctggagaacacacacacacacacacacacacacacacacacacacagagacacacacacagacagagacacacacacacacagagacacacacacacacacacacagagacacacacagagacacacacacacacacacacacacacacacagagacacacacacagacagagacacacacacacacacacagagacacacacacacacacacacacacacacacacacacacacagagacacacacacacacacacacacacagagacacacacacacacacacacacacacacacaccagagacacacacacacaccacacaccacacacacacacacacacacagaacacacacacagacacacacacacacacacacacacacaccacacacacacacacacccacacacacacacacacacacacacacacagagacacacacacagacacacacacacacacacacacacacacacacacacagagacacacacacacacacagagacacacacacacacacacacagacatatacagacacacacacacacacacacacacacacacagacatatacagacacacacacacacacacacacacacacacacagacagagacacacacacacacacacacagacagacagacacagacacacacacaaacgcacacagacacacacacacacacacacacagagacacacacacacacacacacacacagagacacacacacacacacacacacacacacagagacacacacacacacacacaccacacacacacacacacacacacacacacacagagacacacacacacacacacacacacacacacagagacacacacacagacacacagacagacagacacagacacacacacacacagacacagagatacacacacacacacagacacacacacacacacacagacacacacacacacacacacacacacacacacgcacacacacaaacgcacacagacacagacacacacacacacacacacagagacacaaacacacacacacacacacacacacacagacagacagacacagacacacacacagacacagagatacacacacacacatagacacacacacacacagacacacacacacacacacacacagacacacacacacaaacaaacgcacacacacacacacacagagacacaaacacacacacacacagacacacagacagacacacacacacacacacacacagacagagacacacacacgcacacacacacacacacacacacacacacacacacacacacagacagacagacacagacacacacacacagacacacacacacacacacacacagacacacacacacacacaaacgcacacacacacacacacacacacacacacacacagagacacaaacacacacacacacagagacacaaacacacacacacacacagacag from Sander lucioperca isolate FBNREF2018 unplaced genomic scaffold, SLUC_FBN_1.2 Unpl_146, whole genome shotgun sequence encodes:
- the LOC118494535 gene encoding LOW QUALITY PROTEIN: AT-rich interactive domain-containing protein 1B-like (The sequence of the model RefSeq protein was modified relative to this genomic sequence to represent the inferred CDS: deleted 1 base in 1 codon), which encodes MGAEGQRTLLGPLPDPPKEKEEEEEEDAKETPSDGQSAKAQGTPKTEEGTLAAAADVEKEEAVVKEEVKEEQVETRPQQASKFDKLPIMVEEEGEEWEELERRWAQLSQPNGFISGLLHWKAGGGDSTAHIQTGDTVAAETRRRRGRGDEGEGGVDEERGEETTPETQKGFLWEGRGPSPLSELEDEPLCWDEAPLSTAESWQDSLARRCLCVSNIVRGLSFVPGNDGELSRHAGLVLILGRLLLLHHQHTPRKRTPPSLQRTEESGLACTRDEWRWDCLAALRENTLVTLANMAGQLDLSLYPESICLPLLDGLLHWMVCPSALAHDPLSATALSPHRLALECLCKLSIQDGNVDLLLATPPFSRQRTLFATLLRLVGERRSQVCREMAVAVLSNLAQGDAAAARAVALQKGSVGTLIGFLEDAVAAAQFQLQQSTLHASEPPSVNMMCRAARALLAMARAEDCRTQFVLHESRLLDVSLAPALDASVAAVMCEVLFKIGRS